TACTGCCTCGGACCGACCCACGAGGAAGTCATCACCGACCTGGTGCGTGGCGAGATCAAGTCCTACAAGCAGCTGCCGGTCAACCTCTATCAGGTCCAGACCAAGTTCCGCGACGAAATCCGGCCCCGGTTCGGGCTCATGCGCGGCCGCGAGTTCATCATGAAGGACGGCTACTCCTTTGACCGCGACGAGGCGGGTGCGGAACAGTCCTATTGGGATATGTTCAACGCCTACAAGGCCGCGTTCTCGCGCATCGGTCTGCGCTTCAAGCCGGTTCAGGCCGACTCCGGCGCCATCGGCGGCGACTTCTCCCACGAATTCATGGTGCTGGCCGAGACCGGCGAGGACACCATCGCCTCCTGCCTGTCCTGCGATTTCGCGGCCAACCTGGAGAAGGCCAAGGTCAACGCCCCGGAGAACGCTTCCATCGACGAAGCCGCCGTGCCGCCTCTGGAAGAGGTCGCCACCCCGGGTGCGCACACCGTGGACGAGGTCTGCGAATTCCTCAAGATTTCCCCGGACAAGCTGGTCAAGACCCTGCTCTTTGTGGTCGACGGCAATCCGGTGGCCGGTCTGGTGCGCGGTGACCGCGAACTGAACGACGTCAAGCTGCGCAACATGGTGGGCGGCAACGAGATCGAACTGGCCGATGAAGCCCTGGTCCGCAAGCTGACCAACGCGCCCGTCGGTTTCGCCGGTCCCGCCGGGCTGGATCCCGAAGTGCCCATCTACGCGGACCACGAGCTGCTCGGTGCCACCGACTGGGTGGCCGGAGCCAACAAGGGCGACACCCACGTGCTGCACCTGGCGCTCGGCCGCGACTGCGAGATCGTCAAATACGCCGACCTGCGCGTCATCGAGCCCACCGACGCCTGCCCCGAATGCGGCGGCAAGATCGAGTTCACCAAGGGCATCGAAGTCGGCCACGTGTTCAAGCTCGGCCTCAAGTACTCCAAGAAGATGGAAGCCACCTTCCTGGATGAAAACGGCAAGTCCCAATACATGATCATGGGCTGCTACGGTATCGGTGTTTCGCGTATCGTGGCCTCCGCCATCGAACAGAACTTCGACGAAAACGGCTGCTGCTTCCCGCCGTCCATCGCCCCGTTCGAGGTCTGCCTGATCTCGCTGGGCGGCAAGGACCAGGACGTGGCCGACAAGGCCGAGGAACTCTACGCCGAACTGCGGAAGCTCGGCGTGGACGCTGCCTTCGACGACCGCAACGAGCGGCCCGGCGTCAAGTTCGCCGAGGCTGATCTCATCGGCTACCCCATGCAGCTCGTGCTCGGCGGCAAGGGCCTCAAGAACGGCATCATCGAAGCCAAGGACCGCAAGACCGGTGAAAAGATCGAGCTGCCCCTCGACACCTTTGCCGAGTCTTTCGCCGATTGGCGCAATCAGATCTGGAATAATTGGGGACTCGAGAAGCCCTAGATTCCGGACATATATCGTCATGCCAACCCGGCGCGGAATCTTCCGCGCCGGGTTTTTTTATTGTCGGTCCGGTCTGCCGGGTGGTATGCCTCGGACAAGCCGGACACAAACTTCGGGAGAGAGAAAATGACGTTTGAAAGCGGTATGGCGCTGGCCCTGGCCACGCTGGTGTTCGCGTGCATTCCCGGGCCGGGCATTTCGGCTGTGGTCGCACAGTCCCTGTCGCGCGGGTTCAAGGCTGGAGCGGGTTTCACCTGCGGGCTGGCGCTCGGCGACGTGTGCTACCTGCTCACGGCACTGTTCGGCATGGGCTGGATCGCCTCGCAGATCGGGCCGTATTTTGTCGTCTT
The sequence above is a segment of the uncultured Pseudodesulfovibrio sp. genome. Coding sequences within it:
- a CDS encoding proline--tRNA ligase, which translates into the protein MRLSRYYIPTLKEDPADAEVVSHKLLMRAGMIRKLTSGIYNYLPLGLRSINKVARIVREEMDRAGALEVLLPSVQPADLWKETGRWEYYGKELLRFKDRHDRDYCLGPTHEEVITDLVRGEIKSYKQLPVNLYQVQTKFRDEIRPRFGLMRGREFIMKDGYSFDRDEAGAEQSYWDMFNAYKAAFSRIGLRFKPVQADSGAIGGDFSHEFMVLAETGEDTIASCLSCDFAANLEKAKVNAPENASIDEAAVPPLEEVATPGAHTVDEVCEFLKISPDKLVKTLLFVVDGNPVAGLVRGDRELNDVKLRNMVGGNEIELADEALVRKLTNAPVGFAGPAGLDPEVPIYADHELLGATDWVAGANKGDTHVLHLALGRDCEIVKYADLRVIEPTDACPECGGKIEFTKGIEVGHVFKLGLKYSKKMEATFLDENGKSQYMIMGCYGIGVSRIVASAIEQNFDENGCCFPPSIAPFEVCLISLGGKDQDVADKAEELYAELRKLGVDAAFDDRNERPGVKFAEADLIGYPMQLVLGGKGLKNGIIEAKDRKTGEKIELPLDTFAESFADWRNQIWNNWGLEKP